The following coding sequences are from one uncultured Cohaesibacter sp. window:
- a CDS encoding DUF882 domain-containing protein, translating to MARQISFLSNIKTISKAPFPFMQQPLGDLLGLLLILFLFCFVGMSDAQASSRSLRLMNAHTKETATITYKRNGKFDADGLRKLNQFLRDWRRNEKTEMDPALFDLIWEVYKKTGAKQPITVFSGYRSPATNNMLRTQSKGVAKNSRHTMGQAMDFYLPGVPLATIRRVGLQMQAGGVGYYPSSRFIHIDTGNVRHWPRMTRKQLAKVFPDGVTVHVPTDGKPFSGYKIAAAQVKERKAEMARSTRSVRRFTQYASAAPAKPNPSLSRTQIASLAKKDEEKKGGLLQTLLRQTPKEPPNPQFTQDTPLSNSDPEADADADELLETGDEAQSIILPETLAALPKVRVVKSIRIDLAANETPAQKAEQSQTEAEIQEVIKEGEAEASETAEAAPLEFASLPRSRPETLAGVRYQLANLQPQPTDLQDKAPASALPTAPEAPAAPEAAAPVEKISSAQSVSGVGQMQMAALPKPRNSENKPAGAAQPTPAPQQNTRDMLAQMVGNKKEGSTSNRFAYAAANGTFLSTLPSDNQSSNTRTRDNTQLASLSNAVQPRPRPANNQAQPQGHQQAAYRDDLANLTFAYGPSGMAHFAHMKQRASTATFARLSRPSPKNLTALMYKPHSMINQGFAPKLAQGLDKIHFEGPAIARLSIRNFN from the coding sequence GTGGCCAGACAAATATCATTCCTGTCCAATATCAAAACCATATCCAAGGCCCCCTTCCCATTTATGCAACAGCCATTGGGAGACCTGCTTGGGCTGCTATTGATCCTGTTCCTTTTCTGTTTTGTCGGAATGAGCGACGCGCAAGCTTCGAGCCGATCCCTGCGCTTGATGAACGCTCACACCAAAGAAACAGCCACCATCACATACAAACGCAACGGCAAGTTTGATGCTGATGGTCTGCGAAAACTCAATCAGTTTCTGAGAGACTGGCGGCGCAATGAAAAGACTGAGATGGATCCGGCCCTTTTTGATCTGATCTGGGAAGTCTATAAAAAAACAGGTGCCAAACAGCCGATCACCGTCTTCTCGGGTTACCGCTCACCAGCGACCAACAACATGCTCCGCACGCAGAGCAAGGGCGTTGCCAAAAACAGCCGCCATACCATGGGGCAGGCAATGGACTTCTATCTGCCCGGTGTTCCACTGGCAACCATCCGGCGCGTTGGCCTACAAATGCAGGCAGGTGGTGTTGGCTATTATCCCAGCTCGCGGTTTATCCATATCGATACAGGCAACGTGCGCCATTGGCCGCGCATGACCCGTAAACAGTTGGCAAAGGTCTTCCCCGATGGAGTGACCGTACATGTGCCCACTGATGGCAAGCCTTTCTCCGGCTACAAAATCGCAGCAGCTCAGGTCAAAGAGCGCAAGGCGGAAATGGCACGCTCCACTCGCTCAGTTAGACGCTTCACGCAATATGCTTCTGCAGCGCCAGCAAAGCCAAATCCGAGCCTGTCGAGAACCCAAATTGCGTCACTGGCCAAAAAGGACGAAGAGAAGAAGGGGGGACTTTTACAAACCCTTCTGAGACAAACACCTAAAGAGCCACCCAACCCGCAATTCACACAGGATACACCTCTGAGCAATTCAGATCCTGAAGCCGATGCTGATGCCGATGAATTGCTGGAAACTGGTGACGAAGCACAGTCTATCATTCTGCCAGAAACACTTGCAGCACTGCCAAAGGTCCGTGTTGTCAAAAGCATTCGTATCGATCTGGCTGCCAATGAAACTCCGGCTCAGAAGGCGGAACAAAGCCAAACCGAGGCCGAGATACAAGAAGTCATAAAAGAAGGCGAAGCGGAGGCCTCCGAGACTGCCGAAGCTGCTCCTTTGGAATTTGCCAGCCTGCCTAGAAGCAGACCCGAGACTCTGGCCGGTGTGCGGTATCAGCTTGCAAACCTACAGCCTCAGCCAACCGATCTGCAGGACAAAGCGCCTGCCTCAGCTCTACCAACTGCGCCAGAAGCACCTGCCGCTCCGGAAGCAGCAGCTCCTGTTGAGAAAATTTCGTCAGCGCAGTCTGTGAGTGGCGTTGGCCAAATGCAGATGGCAGCCTTGCCAAAGCCACGCAATTCGGAAAACAAGCCCGCCGGCGCGGCGCAGCCAACCCCGGCACCTCAGCAAAATACGCGCGATATGCTGGCTCAAATGGTCGGCAACAAGAAGGAAGGCAGCACATCCAACCGCTTTGCCTATGCTGCGGCCAATGGGACATTCCTTTCCACACTGCCGTCAGACAATCAAAGTTCCAACACCCGAACTCGTGACAACACCCAGTTGGCAAGCCTGAGCAATGCTGTGCAACCAAGGCCACGCCCGGCAAACAACCAGGCTCAGCCTCAAGGCCACCAGCAAGCGGCTTATCGGGACGATCTGGCAAATCTGACATTTGCCTATGGCCCAAGCGGCATGGCCCATTTCGCCCATATGAAACAACGCGCCAGCACCGCAACATTTGCTCGCCTTTCACGCCCGTCGCCGAAAAACCTGACAGCCCTGATGTATAAGCCTCACAGCATGATCAATCAGGGCTTTGCACCCAAACTGGCTCAAGGGCTCGACAAGATCCATTTCGAAGGCCCCGCCATAGCAAGGCTTTCGATCAGGAACTTCAACTAG
- a CDS encoding L,D-transpeptidase family protein — translation MKRTLAAFLAIAICPTSAALATEAVDETTGQPVVLLGEKPSNPLTPQIENQSRINHIIANMHRVTVGPVDQQADQDLADAISVAIDNIPQAADFLTKRDNAALVAFYQERAFAPAWFNNGEWTSKARKLVFDLARADRDGLDPNDYKTPSLATSRQKGSSAEDIAEADLALSLAVTRYTRHAYAGRVDPRIFSSKEVTIKPHYPDSIQALDLIVKAADPVAVMRGYNPHHKGFLALRAEYNRLRAEGTGDKTPPIPDGKSLKLGMRDDRVPLLRQKLGLAIAADATEDTLYSKEVAAAVKKYQADNGLIADGIAGKATLSILNDNRKDLIADIVANMERWRWLPRDLGDFYVMVNIPTYNLEVVKNGKTIHETRVVVGQKAHKTPIFSNEMEYVVVNPYWNVPNSIASKELLPKIKADPAAFFSNTSYEVLASIKGKTKVIDPSKLDWDRVEPDMVRLRQTPGTRNALGNIKFMFPNQHSVYLHDTPSKSLFNRDYRAFSHGCVRVNEPFEFADVILSQTAEWNADRVKATLGSKERRINLSHKIPVHLAYFTTWMSDDGTLQLRSDIYGHNKKVKDALGL, via the coding sequence ATGAAACGGACACTTGCAGCTTTTTTGGCGATTGCTATTTGCCCAACAAGCGCAGCCCTGGCCACAGAGGCAGTTGATGAAACCACGGGCCAACCTGTTGTCCTGCTTGGAGAAAAACCCTCCAATCCGCTTACTCCCCAGATCGAAAATCAGAGCAGAATCAATCACATCATTGCGAATATGCACCGCGTCACCGTGGGCCCAGTCGACCAGCAGGCAGATCAGGATCTGGCTGACGCGATTTCTGTAGCGATTGATAACATCCCGCAAGCCGCTGATTTCCTGACCAAACGGGACAATGCCGCACTAGTGGCATTTTATCAGGAACGCGCCTTTGCTCCGGCCTGGTTCAACAATGGCGAATGGACCAGCAAGGCTCGCAAATTAGTCTTTGATCTGGCGCGCGCTGACAGGGATGGCCTCGACCCCAACGATTACAAAACGCCGTCCCTTGCCACATCTCGTCAAAAGGGCTCCAGCGCAGAAGACATCGCAGAGGCAGATCTGGCGCTGTCTCTTGCAGTTACGCGCTACACACGCCACGCTTATGCCGGGCGTGTCGATCCTCGCATCTTTTCAAGCAAGGAAGTGACGATCAAGCCACATTATCCAGATTCCATTCAGGCTCTGGACCTCATCGTCAAAGCAGCCGATCCCGTAGCGGTCATGCGTGGCTACAATCCACACCACAAGGGCTTTCTGGCCTTGCGCGCCGAGTATAATCGTCTCCGCGCCGAAGGAACCGGGGATAAAACGCCGCCAATCCCAGACGGGAAAAGCCTCAAGCTGGGCATGAGAGACGATCGCGTCCCTCTGCTACGCCAAAAACTCGGGCTAGCGATAGCAGCAGATGCCACCGAAGACACTCTCTACAGCAAAGAAGTTGCCGCTGCGGTCAAGAAATATCAAGCCGACAACGGCCTGATTGCCGATGGAATTGCGGGTAAGGCCACGCTCAGCATTCTCAATGACAACCGCAAAGACCTCATTGCCGATATCGTCGCCAATATGGAACGCTGGCGCTGGTTGCCCAGAGACCTCGGTGACTTCTATGTCATGGTCAACATTCCGACCTATAATCTGGAAGTCGTCAAGAATGGCAAAACCATTCACGAAACACGTGTCGTGGTTGGGCAAAAAGCGCACAAAACCCCGATCTTCTCGAACGAAATGGAATATGTCGTAGTCAATCCTTATTGGAATGTTCCCAACTCTATTGCCTCCAAGGAACTGCTTCCCAAGATCAAGGCAGATCCGGCAGCCTTTTTCTCAAACACGAGCTATGAGGTTCTGGCAAGCATCAAGGGAAAGACCAAGGTCATAGATCCATCCAAACTGGATTGGGACAGAGTAGAGCCCGACATGGTGCGCTTGCGGCAAACGCCGGGAACGCGCAACGCTCTTGGCAACATCAAGTTCATGTTCCCCAATCAGCACTCGGTCTATTTGCATGACACTCCGTCCAAAAGCCTGTTCAATCGCGATTACCGCGCCTTCAGCCATGGCTGCGTGCGTGTAAACGAACCTTTTGAATTTGCCGATGTTATCCTGTCGCAAACCGCTGAGTGGAATGCTGATCGCGTCAAGGCAACGCTAGGGTCCAAAGAGCGACGGATCAATCTCAGCCACAAGATTCCGGTCCATCTGGCCTATTTCACCACCTGGATGTCCGATGATGGCACCTTGCAGCTTCGCTCTGACATCTATGGCCACAACAAAAAGGTGAAGGATGCACTTGGCCTCTAG